One Streptomyces drozdowiczii DNA segment encodes these proteins:
- a CDS encoding type 1 glutamine amidotransferase — MSVLVVQNTARGGPGRVGAWLSAAGLGLRVLRPYAGEALPTALGGRPLVVLGGGFLPDDDARAPWLAATRRLVGQALADGTPMLGICLGGQMLAQVAGGTVRGAYGEPEFGSTPIRLRPEAVDDPLFSGLGETVPAIERHVDAITRLPAGAVWLASSDSCPYQAFRVGERAWGVQFHPEAEAGNITAWDRTRLAAQGVDRDRLHARAAADEEAAVAAWSVFTGRFASVCRSAGRARRP, encoded by the coding sequence GTGTCCGTCCTGGTCGTGCAGAACACCGCACGCGGGGGCCCCGGGCGGGTCGGTGCCTGGTTGAGCGCGGCGGGGCTCGGTCTGCGGGTGCTGCGTCCGTACGCCGGTGAGGCGCTGCCCACCGCGCTGGGCGGCCGCCCGCTCGTCGTGCTGGGCGGCGGCTTCCTCCCCGACGACGACGCACGCGCGCCCTGGCTCGCCGCGACCCGCCGCCTGGTCGGGCAGGCGCTGGCGGACGGCACACCGATGCTGGGGATCTGCCTGGGCGGGCAGATGCTCGCCCAGGTGGCGGGCGGGACGGTGCGGGGCGCCTACGGGGAGCCGGAGTTCGGCAGCACGCCCATCCGACTGCGGCCCGAAGCGGTGGACGATCCGCTGTTCTCGGGGCTGGGTGAGACGGTGCCCGCGATCGAGCGGCATGTCGACGCCATCACGCGGCTACCGGCGGGGGCGGTCTGGCTCGCTTCCAGTGACAGCTGCCCGTACCAGGCATTCAGGGTGGGCGAACGGGCCTGGGGCGTGCAGTTCCACCCCGAGGCGGAGGCCGGGAACATCACCGCGTGGGACCGGACCCGGCTGGCCGCCCAGGGCGTCGACCGGGACCGGCTGCACGCTCGGGCCGCGGCCGACGAGGAGGCCGCCGTCGCGGCGTGGTCCGTCTTCACGGGACGGTTCGCGTCCGTGTGCCGTTCCGCGGGGCGGGCGCGTCGGCCGTAG
- a CDS encoding cellulose binding domain-containing protein, whose product MAPTHRPPRGFRPLARASAVLAASLAVLASLTVAAPAAPQAATDADADVQVNAQAALGTLTGAARGVNTAIWDAHMNDPEVADLMTAADVGAMRYPGGSYADIYHWETHTAPGGYVAPGTGFDAFMGTVRAAGAQPILIANYGSGTPEEAADWVRYANVTKKYGAKYWEIGNEIYGNGHYGSGWENDEHADKSPREYAREVRAYAAAMKAVDPTVKIGAVLTSPGEWPDGVVGDGDSGDWNHTVLPAVADVIDFVSVHWYAGGSDTTADAALSRLAKLPGELREVRNQIDRAAGARSPGIGIALTEINTNTGGARLTARPNGLFAADAFMTALENGVFNVDWWNTHNGGGEITTVDGETDYGDMGMLSSGACTGDVCEPAPNTPFHPYYGMKMTARLGTAGDTMVAAQSSAQDVSAHAVLRDDGRLSVMLVNKNPDTARTVALDYAGFTPSAAAPEVSRYARGDSDITEVTGGDASASRVTVPPYGLLTVTLAPKAGTGPAASAASTPGAPRLDAVTDTTARLTWNGATGATRYLVQERDGAHTRLIGETTGTSVTLRNLPPGSTHTVNVLATDSAGRPSGPSSPLTFTTGTPADAVCSVTYHRDSSWGNGFVTTVTVRNLASTPITGWTVDWDWPTTGQSVDSGWNATFHQTGSHVRVTAPDGAGPLAPDGGSTASFGFVGANDGPNPDPAVFRLNGAVCSGG is encoded by the coding sequence ATGGCGCCAACGCACAGACCCCCACGCGGCTTCCGCCCTCTCGCCCGTGCCTCCGCCGTCCTCGCCGCGTCGCTCGCCGTGCTGGCCTCACTGACCGTCGCGGCCCCCGCCGCACCGCAGGCCGCCACCGACGCCGACGCCGACGTACAGGTCAACGCCCAGGCGGCGCTGGGCACGCTGACTGGCGCCGCCCGCGGGGTCAACACCGCCATCTGGGACGCGCACATGAACGACCCCGAGGTGGCGGACCTGATGACGGCGGCCGACGTCGGGGCGATGCGCTACCCGGGAGGGTCGTACGCGGACATCTACCACTGGGAGACCCACACGGCACCCGGCGGCTACGTCGCCCCGGGCACCGGCTTCGACGCCTTCATGGGCACCGTCCGCGCCGCCGGGGCGCAGCCGATCCTGATCGCCAACTACGGTTCCGGCACCCCGGAGGAGGCGGCCGACTGGGTCAGGTACGCGAACGTCACCAAGAAGTACGGCGCGAAGTACTGGGAGATCGGCAACGAGATCTACGGCAACGGCCACTACGGCAGCGGCTGGGAGAACGACGAGCACGCGGACAAGAGCCCGCGGGAGTACGCGCGCGAGGTGCGCGCCTACGCGGCCGCGATGAAGGCCGTCGACCCCACGGTCAAGATCGGCGCGGTCCTCACCAGCCCGGGGGAGTGGCCGGACGGCGTCGTCGGCGACGGCGACTCCGGCGACTGGAACCACACCGTGCTCCCGGCGGTGGCGGATGTCATCGACTTCGTCAGCGTCCACTGGTACGCGGGCGGCTCGGACACCACCGCCGACGCGGCCCTGTCCAGGCTGGCCAAGCTGCCCGGTGAACTCCGCGAGGTACGCAACCAGATCGACCGGGCCGCCGGCGCGCGCTCACCCGGCATCGGGATCGCGCTCACCGAGATCAACACCAACACCGGCGGCGCCCGGCTCACCGCCCGCCCCAACGGCCTGTTCGCCGCCGACGCGTTCATGACGGCGCTGGAGAACGGCGTGTTCAACGTGGACTGGTGGAACACCCACAACGGCGGGGGCGAGATCACCACCGTCGACGGGGAGACCGACTACGGCGACATGGGCATGCTGTCCAGCGGCGCCTGCACCGGCGACGTCTGCGAACCGGCGCCCAACACGCCGTTCCACCCGTACTACGGCATGAAGATGACCGCCCGACTGGGCACCGCGGGCGACACGATGGTCGCCGCCCAGTCCTCCGCGCAGGACGTCTCGGCCCACGCCGTGCTCCGCGACGACGGCCGGCTGAGCGTCATGCTCGTCAACAAGAACCCGGACACCGCCCGGACCGTCGCCCTCGACTACGCCGGCTTCACCCCGTCCGCCGCCGCGCCGGAGGTCAGCCGTTACGCACGCGGCGACAGCGACATCACCGAGGTCACCGGCGGCGACGCGTCCGCGTCCCGGGTCACGGTGCCGCCGTACGGCCTGCTCACCGTGACCCTCGCACCGAAGGCCGGCACCGGTCCGGCCGCCTCGGCCGCGAGCACCCCGGGCGCCCCGCGCCTGGACGCGGTCACCGACACCACCGCGCGCCTCACCTGGAACGGTGCGACGGGCGCGACCCGCTACCTGGTCCAGGAGCGCGACGGCGCCCACACCCGCCTGATCGGCGAGACCACCGGCACCTCCGTCACCCTCCGGAACCTGCCACCGGGCAGCACCCACACGGTCAACGTGCTGGCCACCGACTCGGCGGGGCGGCCATCCGGCCCCTCCTCGCCCCTGACCTTCACCACCGGCACCCCGGCGGACGCGGTCTGCTCGGTGACGTACCACCGTGACTCCAGCTGGGGCAACGGCTTCGTGACCACCGTGACCGTGCGGAACCTGGCGTCCACCCCGATCACGGGCTGGACGGTGGACTGGGACTGGCCGACCACGGGCCAGTCGGTGGACTCCGGCTGGAACGCCACGTTCCACCAGACCGGCTCCCATGTGCGGGTCACCGCTCCCGACGGCGCGGGCCCGCTGGCCCCGGACGGCGGCTCGACCGCCTCCTTCGGGTTCGTCGGCGCCAACGACGGCCCCAACCCCGACCCGGCCGTCTTCCGCCTGAACGGCGCGGTCTGCTCGGGCGGCTGA
- a CDS encoding NAD(P)/FAD-dependent oxidoreductase yields MTDEHRRPTDAVVVGAGLAGLACALDLCRAGLKVALLEASDAVGGRMRTDRRDGFLLDRGFQVFNTSYPQVKRRLDLRSLRLRPFTAGIIAHTRTGPVRLADPTREQGAVGALLPGRVLSARDLGVLAALTARDAMLPASSVRRRRDETTSAALFRAGLSDDAITGVLRPFLSGVFLEDGLETSARFFHLVWRSMVRGTLCLPAQGIGAVPHQLAQGLPDGVLRLGAPVAQITDTGVALEDGSEVPASIVVVATDAAAAARLLPDLTVPDTRTVTTYYHATDRTPLAEPTLLVDSTGPVVNTCVLSEVAPTYAPPGTALISTSVLGADLPGRAEAVLRRLADLYATDTSGWTRIAACTVEGALPAMRPPWPLSRTTRVRPGRYVCGDHRATGSVQGALASGTRAAREVAADLARRT; encoded by the coding sequence ATGACCGACGAGCACCGCCGGCCCACGGACGCCGTCGTCGTCGGAGCCGGACTGGCCGGACTGGCCTGCGCGTTGGACCTCTGCCGCGCCGGGCTGAAGGTGGCCCTCCTGGAGGCATCCGATGCGGTGGGCGGCCGGATGCGCACGGACCGCCGGGACGGATTCCTGCTCGACCGCGGCTTCCAGGTGTTCAACACCTCGTACCCGCAGGTGAAGCGGCGCCTGGACCTGCGGAGCCTGCGCCTGCGGCCGTTTACCGCGGGCATCATCGCCCACACCCGTACCGGCCCCGTCCGGCTCGCCGACCCGACGCGCGAGCAGGGCGCGGTGGGCGCCCTGCTGCCGGGCCGGGTCCTCTCCGCCCGCGATCTGGGCGTACTGGCGGCGCTCACGGCACGCGACGCGATGCTGCCCGCCTCCTCGGTCAGGCGCCGCCGCGACGAAACCACCTCGGCGGCGCTGTTCCGGGCCGGCCTGTCGGACGACGCGATCACCGGCGTGCTCCGGCCGTTCCTTTCAGGGGTGTTCCTGGAGGACGGCCTCGAGACCTCCGCCCGCTTCTTCCACCTCGTCTGGCGGAGCATGGTGCGCGGGACGCTGTGCCTGCCCGCGCAGGGCATCGGCGCCGTGCCCCACCAACTCGCCCAGGGCCTCCCCGACGGCGTGCTGCGGCTCGGCGCCCCCGTCGCGCAGATCACGGACACGGGCGTCGCCCTGGAGGACGGGAGCGAAGTCCCCGCGAGCATCGTCGTGGTGGCGACCGATGCGGCGGCCGCCGCCCGCCTGCTGCCGGACCTGACCGTGCCGGACACCCGCACCGTCACGACGTACTACCACGCCACCGACCGCACCCCGCTCGCCGAACCGACCCTGCTCGTGGACAGCACCGGACCGGTCGTGAACACCTGCGTGCTCAGCGAGGTCGCCCCCACGTACGCGCCGCCCGGCACCGCGCTGATCTCCACCTCCGTGCTCGGCGCCGACCTCCCGGGCCGGGCGGAGGCCGTGCTGCGGCGCCTGGCCGACCTGTACGCCACCGACACCAGCGGCTGGACGCGGATCGCCGCCTGCACGGTCGAGGGCGCGCTGCCGGCCATGCGCCCGCCCTGGCCGCTGAGCCGCACCACCCGCGTCCGCCCGGGCCGGTACGTGTGCGGGGACCACCGGGCCACCGGCTCCGTCCAGGGCGCCCTCGCCTCGGGCACCCGGGCCGCCCGGGAGGTGGCGGCGGACCTGGCGCGCCGGACATGA
- a CDS encoding lycopene cyclase family protein, protein MSRCDVAVVGGGAAGLSLAHRLAETRAATVTVIEPPDGPARPAERTWCYWHAEPDGLDGAVSASWSVLRVHGADGRPVTVEPAPFTYRMVRSADFERLVHGQLARADGGQVLRATADAVRAVPGGAEVRCTLPDGSTVNVRARRVFDSRPLPAPPPARTRLLQHFRGWFVRTTGARFDPGVADLMDFRVPQPAHGLAFGYVLPLAPDRALVEYTEFSRRPLTTEAYESALGHYCRDVLRLGALTVERTEQGVIPMTDARFPHRAGPSVFRIGTAGGATRPATGYTFAAVQRQARAVAAALRDGREAVPAPHGRRALAMDAIVLRALDTGRIDGPDFFTGLFRRVPAERLLRFLDGTATLREEWGIGLRTPVRPMLATAVELPFLPRRTRSTAPDGESHR, encoded by the coding sequence ATGAGCCGCTGCGACGTGGCCGTCGTCGGGGGCGGCGCGGCGGGGCTCAGCCTCGCGCACCGGCTGGCCGAGACCCGGGCCGCCACCGTGACCGTGATCGAGCCGCCGGACGGACCGGCGCGCCCGGCGGAGCGGACCTGGTGCTACTGGCACGCGGAGCCGGACGGCCTCGACGGAGCCGTCAGCGCCTCCTGGTCCGTGCTGCGGGTGCACGGCGCCGACGGCCGCCCGGTCACCGTCGAACCGGCCCCCTTCACCTACCGGATGGTGCGCTCCGCCGACTTCGAGCGCCTGGTCCACGGACAGCTGGCCCGAGCGGACGGCGGCCAGGTGCTGCGCGCCACGGCGGACGCGGTGCGCGCGGTGCCCGGCGGGGCCGAGGTCCGCTGCACGCTGCCGGACGGCTCCACGGTGAACGTACGCGCCCGCCGCGTGTTCGACTCCCGGCCCCTGCCCGCCCCGCCGCCCGCGCGCACCCGGCTGCTCCAGCACTTCCGGGGCTGGTTCGTCCGCACCACCGGCGCCCGGTTCGATCCCGGGGTCGCCGACCTGATGGACTTCCGCGTCCCCCAGCCCGCCCACGGACTCGCCTTCGGCTACGTGCTGCCCCTGGCCCCGGACCGGGCGCTCGTGGAGTACACCGAGTTCTCCCGCCGCCCGCTGACCACCGAGGCGTACGAGTCGGCGCTCGGCCACTACTGCCGCGACGTCCTCCGGCTCGGCGCGCTCACGGTGGAGCGCACGGAACAGGGCGTCATCCCCATGACCGACGCCCGCTTCCCGCACCGGGCCGGGCCCTCCGTGTTCCGGATCGGCACCGCGGGCGGCGCCACCCGCCCGGCCACCGGCTACACCTTCGCCGCCGTGCAACGCCAGGCCCGGGCCGTCGCCGCCGCCCTGCGCGACGGACGGGAGGCCGTCCCCGCCCCCCACGGCCGACGGGCCCTCGCCATGGACGCCATCGTGCTCCGCGCACTGGACACCGGCCGGATCGACGGCCCGGACTTCTTCACCGGCCTCTTCCGCCGCGTCCCGGCCGAGCGGCTGCTGAGGTTCCTCGACGGCACGGCCACGCTCCGGGAGGAGTGGGGCATCGGGCTGCGCACCCCGGTCCGGCCGATGCTCGCCACCGCCGTCGAACTGCCCTTCCTCCCGCGCCGGACCCGGTCCACCGCCCCAGACGGAGAGAGCCACCGATGA
- a CDS encoding class I SAM-dependent methyltransferase, whose translation MTLLRDHDLAHAFDHASRTYDGLTSLNPGYRTDLLRSARRLRLPGGGAGLHLLDLGCGTGASTRALLTAAPLARITAVDASAGILRRALAKPWPARVRFLHLTAEELATAGEGPFDAVFAAYLFRNVTDPDAVLGSVRALLAPGGRFAAHEYSLSGSRAHRALWTAVCRGVIIPAGTLTGDRDLYRHLWHSVLAFDTAPAFAGRLARAGLTSVRVAPVAGWQTGIVHTFLARDGHPATTPEHAP comes from the coding sequence ATGACCCTGCTGCGCGACCACGACCTGGCCCACGCCTTCGACCACGCCTCCCGCACCTACGACGGCCTGACCTCCCTCAACCCCGGCTACCGCACCGACCTCCTGCGCTCCGCCCGCCGCCTCCGCCTCCCGGGCGGCGGTGCCGGACTGCACCTCCTCGACCTCGGCTGCGGCACCGGCGCCTCCACCCGCGCCCTGCTCACCGCCGCGCCCCTGGCCAGGATCACCGCCGTGGACGCGTCCGCGGGCATACTGCGCCGCGCCCTGGCCAAACCCTGGCCGGCCCGCGTGCGCTTCCTCCACCTGACCGCGGAGGAGTTGGCCACGGCCGGCGAAGGGCCCTTCGACGCGGTGTTCGCCGCCTACCTGTTCCGCAACGTCACCGACCCGGACGCGGTCCTCGGGTCCGTACGGGCCCTGCTGGCGCCGGGCGGGCGTTTCGCCGCTCACGAATACAGCCTCAGCGGGTCCCGGGCGCACCGGGCGCTGTGGACCGCGGTCTGCCGCGGCGTGATCATCCCGGCGGGCACGCTCACCGGCGACCGGGACCTCTACCGCCACCTCTGGCACAGCGTCCTCGCCTTCGACACCGCGCCCGCCTTCGCCGGCCGGCTCGCCCGGGCCGGTCTGACCTCGGTACGGGTCGCCCCCGTCGCCGGATGGCAGACCGGCATCGTGCACACCTTCCTCGCCCGCGACGGCCACCCGGCCACGACACCGGAGCACGCCCCGTGA
- a CDS encoding FAD-dependent oxidoreductase yields MNARPPAARRGRDRKAEVLLPAPGAPRFRRGDEPSVAVVGGGIAGLAAATLLAERGARVTLYEKDDALGGRLSGHRTVLADGSPVTMTRGFHAFFRQYYNLRGLLRRTDPALARLVPLPDYPLRHSGGLTDSFARVPRTPPLSALGFVALSPTFGWRDLAAMDPLAALPLLDVRVPEVYERFDGVGATAFLESVRFPEAAHHLAFEVFSRSFFADPRRLSAAELLLMFHIYFLGSSEGLLFDVPAEPFPQALWEPLAAYVESLGADIRPGTPVHRIAPRDGGGAHVHTATGAHRHDAVVLALDTEGLRHTVAASPGLGTAPWRDGIAALRTAPPFLVSRLWLDRPVRADRPGFLGTSGYDGLDNISVLERYEGEAARWAARTGGSVVELHAYAVDPGAEHKEVQERLIDRLHRVYPETRDARVVDSRHEWRSDCPLFEAGTYPLRPAVRTPHPWLALAGDAIRCDLPVALMERAATTGFLAANALLADRGVRGQVLWTVPRRGRSRALRALAAARRA; encoded by the coding sequence GTGAACGCCCGACCCCCCGCCGCCCGACGAGGCCGCGACCGCAAGGCCGAAGTCCTCCTGCCCGCACCCGGCGCACCACGCTTCCGACGAGGTGACGAACCGTCCGTCGCCGTCGTCGGAGGCGGAATCGCCGGCCTCGCCGCGGCCACCCTGCTGGCCGAGCGCGGCGCCCGGGTGACCCTGTACGAGAAGGACGACGCACTCGGCGGCCGCCTCTCCGGCCACCGCACCGTGCTCGCCGACGGCTCACCGGTGACGATGACCCGCGGCTTCCACGCCTTCTTCCGGCAGTACTACAACCTGCGCGGCCTGCTCCGGCGTACCGACCCCGCCCTCGCCCGCCTCGTACCGCTGCCCGACTACCCCCTGCGGCACAGCGGCGGCCTGACCGACAGCTTCGCCCGGGTCCCGAGGACACCGCCCCTCAGCGCGCTCGGCTTCGTCGCGCTCAGCCCCACCTTCGGATGGCGGGACCTGGCCGCCATGGACCCCCTGGCCGCGCTCCCGCTCCTCGACGTCCGCGTCCCCGAGGTGTACGAGCGCTTCGACGGCGTCGGCGCGACCGCCTTCCTGGAGAGCGTGCGCTTCCCGGAGGCCGCCCACCATCTGGCGTTCGAGGTGTTCTCGCGCAGCTTCTTCGCCGACCCGCGCCGGCTGTCCGCCGCCGAACTCCTGCTGATGTTCCACATCTACTTCCTCGGCTCGTCCGAGGGCCTGCTCTTCGACGTACCGGCCGAACCCTTCCCGCAGGCGCTCTGGGAACCGCTCGCCGCGTACGTCGAGAGCCTGGGCGCGGACATCCGTCCCGGGACACCCGTGCACCGCATCGCCCCGCGCGACGGCGGCGGAGCCCACGTACACACCGCGACCGGCGCCCACCGGCACGACGCCGTGGTGCTCGCCCTCGACACCGAGGGCCTGCGGCACACCGTCGCCGCGTCGCCCGGCCTCGGCACCGCCCCCTGGCGCGACGGGATCGCCGCACTCCGCACGGCACCGCCCTTCCTCGTCTCCCGGCTCTGGCTCGACCGCCCCGTGCGCGCGGACCGGCCCGGCTTCCTCGGCACCAGCGGCTACGACGGGCTCGACAACATCAGCGTCCTGGAACGCTACGAGGGCGAGGCCGCCCGCTGGGCCGCGCGCACCGGGGGCTCCGTCGTGGAACTGCACGCGTACGCCGTGGATCCCGGCGCCGAACACAAGGAGGTGCAGGAACGGCTCATCGACCGGCTGCACCGCGTGTACCCGGAGACCCGCGACGCCCGCGTGGTCGACTCCCGGCACGAATGGCGCTCCGACTGCCCGCTCTTCGAAGCCGGCACGTACCCCCTGCGCCCGGCCGTCCGCACCCCGCACCCCTGGCTGGCCCTCGCCGGGGACGCGATCCGCTGCGACCTGCCCGTCGCCCTCATGGAACGGGCCGCCACCACCGGCTTCCTGGCCGCGAACGCCCTGCTCGCCGACCGGGGCGTCCGGGGCCAGGTGCTGTGGACGGTGCCCCGGAGAGGCCGCTCCCGCGCACTCCGGGCGCTCGCCGCCGCACGGCGCGCCTGA
- a CDS encoding DUF5914 domain-containing protein, translated as MTRRNGRRWSPPLRLRGSGPDWAAQEPTWREARPALIAGALKRATTRPSGNWYVVGASRDVRVGARPYGRTVGGTEIVLWRTEDGGLRAGSGVCPHLGAPLRDSRVVCGTLVCHWHGLALDGAPFAGWQPFPVHDDGVLVWVRLDEVGGEEPTDRPVVPVRPARGGAVDAVFTAVGRCEPQDVVANRLDPWHGSWFHPYSFIDLSVVREPEGEEDDAFVVDVSFRVAGRLVVPVRAEFTAPGPRTVVMRITDGEGASSVVETHATPLTAADHERPRTAVVEATVAASDRPGFALARAAAPALRPLMRRTAGRLWVDDLAYAERRWALRSTGRFPG; from the coding sequence GTGACCCGGCGGAACGGGCGGCGGTGGTCGCCGCCGCTGCGGCTGCGGGGTTCCGGCCCCGACTGGGCGGCGCAGGAGCCGACGTGGCGCGAGGCGCGGCCGGCGCTCATCGCCGGGGCGCTGAAGCGGGCGACGACCCGCCCGTCGGGCAACTGGTACGTGGTGGGCGCCTCGCGGGATGTGCGCGTCGGCGCCCGCCCGTACGGCCGGACGGTCGGCGGCACGGAGATCGTGCTGTGGCGCACGGAGGACGGTGGGCTGCGCGCCGGGTCGGGTGTCTGCCCGCACCTGGGGGCTCCGCTGCGGGACAGCCGGGTGGTGTGCGGCACGCTGGTGTGCCACTGGCACGGACTCGCCCTGGACGGGGCCCCGTTCGCGGGCTGGCAGCCGTTCCCGGTGCACGACGACGGTGTACTCGTGTGGGTGCGGCTCGACGAGGTGGGCGGTGAGGAGCCCACCGACCGGCCCGTGGTGCCCGTACGGCCGGCGCGCGGTGGCGCGGTGGACGCGGTGTTCACGGCGGTCGGGCGGTGCGAACCGCAGGACGTGGTGGCCAACCGGCTCGACCCGTGGCACGGTTCGTGGTTCCACCCGTACTCGTTCATCGACCTGTCGGTGGTGCGGGAACCGGAGGGCGAGGAGGACGACGCGTTCGTGGTCGATGTGTCCTTCCGGGTGGCCGGGCGCCTGGTGGTGCCGGTGCGGGCCGAGTTCACGGCGCCGGGCCCGCGCACCGTCGTCATGCGCATCACGGACGGCGAGGGCGCGTCCTCCGTGGTGGAGACGCACGCGACGCCCCTGACCGCAGCCGATCACGAGCGCCCGCGCACCGCCGTCGTCGAGGCGACGGTCGCGGCGTCGGACCGGCCGGGCTTCGCTCTGGCCCGGGCCGCCGCCCCGGCGCTGCGGCCGTTGATGCGCCGTACCGCCGGGCGGCTGTGGGTGGACGATCTGGCGTACGCGGAGAGGCGCTGGGCGCTGCGCAGCACCGGGCGCTTTCCGGGCTGA
- a CDS encoding phytoene/squalene synthase family protein, which translates to MTRRELDAAGITDPGLRTAYARCRQLNARHGRTYFLATRLLPPERRSAVHALYGFARWADDIVDDLDRHRTPVERDRLLLRLERDLAHGLRTGTGDEPVVRAVADTAARYGIGHDLFADFMSSIRADLTVTHYPTYADLQKYVHGSAAVIGLQMLPVLGTVVPRQEAEPHAAALGVAFQLTNFVRDVGEDLDRGRVYLPGDLLSSHGVDRALLEWSRRTGREDARIRAALVAAAELTRGVYRTAEPGIGMLDPRVRPCIRAAFTLYGGILDAVAEQDYRVLHRRAVVSRRRRAATAAVGVLRVAAARWRARGRTAAEGAAERKEPVR; encoded by the coding sequence ATGACGCGTCGTGAACTGGACGCGGCCGGCATCACCGACCCCGGGCTGCGCACCGCGTACGCCCGGTGCCGGCAGCTCAACGCCCGCCACGGACGCACGTACTTCCTCGCCACCCGCCTGCTGCCGCCCGAGCGGCGGTCCGCCGTACACGCCCTGTACGGCTTCGCCCGCTGGGCCGACGACATCGTCGACGACCTGGACCGGCACCGGACACCCGTGGAGCGCGACCGGCTGCTGCTGCGCCTCGAACGCGATCTGGCGCACGGTCTGAGGACCGGCACGGGCGACGAACCGGTGGTCCGGGCCGTGGCCGACACCGCCGCGCGGTACGGCATCGGCCACGATTTGTTCGCCGACTTCATGTCCTCGATACGGGCCGACCTGACCGTCACCCACTACCCCACCTACGCCGATCTCCAGAAGTACGTGCACGGTTCGGCCGCGGTGATCGGTCTGCAGATGCTGCCGGTGCTCGGTACGGTCGTGCCCCGGCAGGAGGCCGAGCCGCACGCGGCCGCGCTGGGGGTGGCGTTCCAGCTCACCAACTTCGTACGGGACGTGGGCGAGGACCTCGACCGGGGACGCGTCTACCTGCCCGGCGATCTGCTGTCCTCCCACGGGGTCGACCGGGCGCTGCTGGAGTGGAGCCGGCGCACCGGGCGCGAGGACGCCCGCATCCGGGCCGCGCTGGTGGCAGCGGCGGAGCTGACGCGCGGGGTGTACCGGACGGCGGAGCCGGGCATCGGCATGCTCGATCCCCGGGTGCGCCCCTGTATCCGCGCGGCGTTCACCCTCTACGGCGGGATCCTCGACGCGGTCGCCGAGCAGGACTACCGGGTCCTGCACCGGCGTGCGGTGGTCTCCCGGCGGCGGCGCGCCGCGACGGCGGCCGTCGGTGTGCTGCGCGTGGCGGCGGCCAGGTGGCGTGCGCGCGGCCGGACGGCGGCGGAGGGCGCGGCCGAGCGGAAGGAACCGGTGCGGTGA
- a CDS encoding right-handed parallel beta-helix repeat-containing protein produces MLRTPSPSGRSGCPVRRTAVAVVLVGAGLLSAPGAASAAAGTSDAVAVRVTNGKELKAALAAAVPGQTIELADGSYSGNFKITRGGTASAPITLTGSRAAVLTTPSGGGNGIQLTSAPYWVIRGVTVTGGQKGIMIDASDHVVADSVEIHHTTMEGIHFRTSSSYGVVQNSFIHDTGLSGNGMGEGVYVGTANTLTDASDHVRILDNVIGPGIGGENIDIKEGTTGGLISGNTFDGDGLTGANYDDSWVDIKGNGYTVENNRGTGTTNDGFQTHTQDPGWGCGTVFRGNTADLTGATGPTRFAIDITNYAAADCPATVTSDNRVTGGAGLVNPGVPVT; encoded by the coding sequence ATGCTCCGTACCCCTTCCCCTTCCGGCCGGTCCGGGTGCCCGGTGCGGCGCACCGCCGTCGCCGTGGTGCTCGTCGGCGCCGGGCTGCTCTCCGCTCCGGGTGCCGCCTCGGCCGCGGCCGGGACCTCCGACGCGGTGGCGGTACGGGTGACCAACGGCAAGGAGCTCAAAGCCGCACTGGCCGCCGCCGTACCGGGGCAGACGATCGAGCTGGCGGACGGCTCCTACTCGGGCAACTTCAAGATCACGCGGGGCGGCACCGCGAGCGCGCCGATCACCCTGACCGGCTCGCGGGCCGCGGTCCTCACCACCCCCTCGGGCGGCGGGAACGGCATCCAGCTCACGAGCGCGCCCTACTGGGTGATCCGGGGCGTCACCGTCACCGGCGGCCAGAAGGGCATCATGATCGACGCGTCCGACCATGTCGTGGCCGACTCGGTGGAGATCCACCACACCACCATGGAGGGCATCCACTTCCGGACGTCGAGCAGCTACGGAGTCGTACAGAACTCCTTCATCCACGACACGGGTCTGTCCGGAAACGGAATGGGCGAAGGGGTGTACGTCGGCACGGCGAACACCCTCACGGACGCCAGCGACCACGTCCGCATCCTCGACAACGTCATCGGCCCCGGCATCGGCGGCGAGAACATCGACATCAAGGAAGGCACCACGGGCGGCCTGATCTCCGGGAACACCTTCGACGGCGACGGCCTCACCGGGGCCAACTACGACGACTCGTGGGTCGACATCAAGGGCAACGGCTACACGGTCGAGAACAACCGGGGCACCGGCACCACCAACGACGGCTTCCAGACCCACACACAGGACCCGGGCTGGGGCTGCGGCACGGTCTTCCGCGGCAACACCGCCGACCTGACCGGCGCCACGGGCCCCACCCGCTTCGCCATCGACATCACCAACTACGCCGCTGCGGACTGCCCCGCCACGGTGACCTCCGACAACCGGGTGACCGGCGGAGCCGGTCTGGTCAACCCGGGCGTCCCCGTCACCTGA